TGTGGTTAGCAGCAGTGGGTGTGGCATGGCGCGGTACTGGTTTTAATAATTAAGGTAATGCTGAACAAGTCCCTCCGTTCGGGCTGAGCCTGTCGAAGCCATTTGTAATTTATTGGTTTTCAATTGGTACGTTTCGACAAGCTCAACGCGAACAGACTTGTTCAGCATAGCTTTAAACAACAAGGTTGCGATCAAAATATTGAAGCCGCTTTTTTATGCATCATAATTTAACACGGGCGCTAACCAGCGTTCGGTTTCTTCAAGGCTTAACCCCTTGCGTTGTGCGTAGTCTTCTATCTGATCTTTGTCTGCTTTTGCCGTAGCAAAATACTGCGATTGCGGATGCGAAAAATAAAAGCCGCTCACTGCGGCAGTCGGCAGCATGGCAAAACTTTCAGTCAGCGTAATGCCGGCCTTGTTGGGTGCGTCCAGCAGTTCAAACAGCGCGTGTTTCTCAGTGTGGTCAGGGCAAGCCGGGTAGCCTGGGGCAGGGCGGATGCCGCGATATTTTTCATCGATTAAATCTTCAGTGCTGGTCTGTTCGTCGGCGGCATAGCCCCAGAATTCGCGTCGAACACGGGCATGCAGCAGTTCGGCGAAGGCTTCGGCCAGACGGTCGGCCAAGGCTTTCAGCATAATGCTGTTGTAGTCGTCATGCTTGCTTTCGAATTCCGCCACGCGTTCATCAATGCCGATGCCGGTCGTAACCGCAAACGCGCCGATATAATCGGCCACGCCGCTTTCCTTGGGTGCGATGAAATCGCCGAGGCTCAGGTTGGGCTTGTCTTCAGGCTTTACCATTTGCTGACGCAGGTTGTGCCAGGTCATTGCCACCTGGCTGCGCGATTCATCAGTGTAAATTTCGATGTCGTCGCTATTGATACTGTTGGCCGGAAACAGGCCAAACACAGCGTTTGCGCCTAACCACTTCTCATCTATGATGCGTTTGAGCATGGCCTGTGCATCGTGGAACAAATTGCGTGCTGCTTCGCCGATCACTTTATCATTGAGAATTTTCGGGTACCGCCCGGACAGTTCCCAAGTCTGGAAGAATGGGGTCCAGTCGATGTAGGGGCTGATTTCTGCCAGCGAGTAGTCGCTGAGCGCCCGCACACCGATGAAGCTGGGCTTGGGTGGCGTATAGCTTGCCCAATCTGTTTTCAGGCCATGCGCGCGCGCGTCTGCCAGTTTGTAACGTGCACCTTGAGGTTTTTTGTTGGCATGCAGTTCGCGCGTCTTGGCATAGTCGGCCTTTATGCCAGCCACATAACTGTCGTGTAAAGTGCTGCTCAACAGGTTGTTGCACACCCCCACCGCACGCGACGCATCTGTCACATAAACGGTCACGCCGCTGGTGTAGTTAGGCTCGATTTTCACCGCCGTATGCACGCGCGAAGTGGTCGCGCCGCCGATCAGCAATGGAATGGTGAATCCCTGGCGCTGCATCTCCTTGGTCACATACGCCATCTCTTCCAGCGAGGGCGTAATCAATCCGGACAGGCCGATCATATCGGCGTTGTGCTCGCGCGCTGTGTCCAAAATTTTCTGGCACGGCACCATCACGCCCATGTTGACCACTTCGAAATTGTTGCACTGCAACACGACCGTGACGATGTTCTTGCCGATGTCATGCACATCACCCTTGACCGTGGCGATGACGATCTTGCCTTTGGGCTTGTTGTCGCCTGAGCGCGCCTTTTCCGCTTCTATGTAGGGCACCAGATGGGCCACTGCCTGTTTCATCACGCGCGCGGATTTCACCACTTGTGGCAAAAACATTTTGCCCGCGCCGAACAGGTCGCCGACCACGTTCATGCCGGTCATCAGCGCCCCTTCGATCACCTCGACCGGATAAGTCGCTTGTAAGCGCGCTTCCTCGGTGTCTTCCACGACATAGGTGTTAATGCCACGCACCAGCGCGTGGGTCAGGCGTTCCTGCACCGTGCCTTGTCGCCATGCCAGATCTTCCATCTGGACCTTGGCGCCGCCTGTCACATTTTCTGCCACTACTACCAGTCGTTCGCCCGCATCGGGACGGCGATTCAGTACGACGTCTTCCACCGCCTCGCGCAAATCTCTGGGAATTTCATCATATACGCCGAGCTGACCGGCATTGACGATCCCCATATTCATGCCGGCTTGTACCGCGTGATAGAGAAACACGGTGTGGATAGCCTCGCGCATCGCGTCGTTGCCACGGAATGAGAACGATACATTGGATACGCCGCCGCTAATTTTTGCGTAGGGCAGATTTTTCCTGATCCAGCGCGTGGCATCAATGAAGTCCACCGCATAGTTGTTGTGCTCTTCTATGCCGGTGGCGATGGCGAAAATGTTGGGGTCGAAAATAATATCTTCCGGCGGAAAGCCGACCTGATTCACCAGAATGTCATAGCTGCGCTGGCAAATTTCGATTTTGCGCTGTTGTGTATCGGCCTGTCCCTGTTCGTCAAATGCCATCACGACTGCCGCTGCACCATAGCGGCGCACCAGTTTGGCATATTTGATGAACTCGGCTTCGCCCTCTTTCATGCTGATCGAGTTGACGATGGCCTTACCCTGTACGCATTTCAGCCCAGCTTCGATCACCGACCACTTGGACGAATCTATCATCAGCGGCACACGTGAAATATCCGGCTCCGATGCAATCAGGTTGAGGTACTTCGTCATGGCAAGCTGCGAATCCAGCATCGCTTCATCCATGTTGATGTCGATAACCTGTGCGCCATTTTCTACTTGCTGTCGTGCCACGTTGACCGCTGTCGGATAATCGCCCGCGAGGACGAGGCGTGCAAACATTTTGGAACCGGTAACGTTGGTGCGCTCTCCGACGTTCACGAACAAGGAATCATCACCGATGTTGAATGGCTCCAGACCGGATAACCGACACTTCTTTTCAAGCTCTGGAATGTGGCGCGGGGGGATACCTTTTAATGCCTCGGCAATCGCTTTGATGTGTGCTGGCGTGGTACCGCAGCAGCCGCCCGCGATGTTGAGGAAACCGCTGGTGGCAAATTCCTTAACCAGCATGGCGGTATGTTCCGGCGATTCGTCGTAACCGGTTTCAGACAGTGGATTGGGCAAACCGGCATTGGGATGCGCACTTACACAAGTGGTGGCGACGCGCGACAATTCCTCGACGTAAGGGCGCATCAGTTCCGCTCCCAGCGCACAATTCAGACCGATTGATAACGGCTTGGTATGGGACAGTGAATTCCAGAATGCTTCAGTCGTTTGGCCTGACAAGGTGCGCCCGGAAGCATCGGTGATAGTGCCGGAAATCATGATCGGAACGCGCACGTTATGGAGATCGAAATACTGCTCTATGGCGAACAGTGCGGCCTTGGCGTTCAGCGTATCGAAAATGGTTTCCACCATCAGCAGATCCGCTCCGCCATCCAGCAGGCCGCGAATGGCTTCAGTATAGCCTTCCACCAGCTGATCGAAATTGATGTTGCGAAAACCGGGATCGTTTACGTCCGGGGAGATGGATGCGGTACGCGTAGTGGGCCCCAACACGCCCGCCACAAAGCGGGGCTTGCCCGGCACTCGGTTTTCGTATTCGTCGCATACCTCACGTGCCAGCTTTGCGCCAGCCACGTTCAACTCATATACCAAATGCTCCATCTGGTAATCCGCCATCGACACGGAGTTGGCGTTGAACGTGTTGGTTTCAAGGATATCCGCGCCCGCTTCCAGGTATTCTGCATGGATGCCACGAATGATCTGCGGCTGCGTCAGCAACAGCAGGTCATTGTTACCCTTGAGGTCGAGCGGGTGGTCGGCGAAACTCTGGCGAGGTCTGGTATCGCCATCATGCGCGACTATGCCGCGATAGTGTTCCTCGGTCAGCTTGTATCGCTGAATCATCGTTCCCATCGCACCGTCCAGAATAAGGATGCGTTGTTCCAGCAAACGTTCAATAAGATGGGGTGTACGGTTCATAAGTGTCAAAAACTTAAAAATGAGAGCAAATTTTACCATGTCTCATGCAAGACGAATTTCCTAACAGCCAATGGATAGTAATTTGCTGGTTGTGTCCGCTTTATTTCATAGTAGAAATAGTTAACGCTTAGCTTTTTGCGAAACGCCGTCCATTTATGACACATCACATTGATTTAGCTTTATTTATTGTTGATTTATAAGACAGTAGTCAACGTAATTAATTTTTTTGTTCTTACCTTTAAGAATAGTTAACTCGAGCCGACAATATCTACTAAATGTTTTAATTTTGCTTCATTTAAAACATTCGAGCTACAAAGTCCAGCTCTCAAAAAATATCCGTAACGTAACCATTCCTGCTTGGTTTAGAGGAATAATCTGAACCACCGGGGGTCACCAATGTTTGGCGCAAAAAAGAAATTAGAAAGTCAACTTGCAGACGTGGATGCTAAATATCGGCTCTTAGAAAATGATATAGATGCCATTAAAAAAAACATGGGTTATATAGAATTTACGCCGACGGGAGAAATTTTAGACGCCAATAATTTGTTTCTTTCAATCACCGGGTATCAACATTCGGAGATCAAAAGTAAACACCATCGAATTTTTTGTGATCCTTCTTATGTTGGGTCAAAAGAATACGCAGCATTTTGGGAAAATTTGCGCGCCGGTAAGTCACAAAATGGCACATTTCAGCGATTTGGTAAAAATAATCAAGGAATTTGGCTGGAGGCGAGTTATTTTCCTGTGAGCATCGGAAATGTGGTGGTGAAAATTATCAAGATTGCGTCTGATATTACACTAGCAAAAAATACGCTTTTAGATAGAAATGCAATGTTCACCGCGCTCGACAAGTCACTGGCGGTAATTGAATTTGATCCATCGGGAAATATTTTAACAGCCAACCAAAACTTTTTTAGCACCGTAGGCTATAGACTCCATGACTTAGTCGGTAAGCATCACCGAATATTTTGTTACGACAGCTTTTACAAATTGAATCCCCATTTTTGGGCGGGGCTAGCCAGTGGAAATTTTCAATCGGGACAGTTCGAGCGAAAAAACTCTTCGGGTGCCACGGTCTGGCTGGAAGCTACGTATAACCCCATTTTTGATAACAACGGAAAGGTGTATAAAGTCATTAAGTTTGCCAGTGATATCACTAACCGGATAAACACCACCCGCGCTGCTGCCGAGGCCGCTGCTTCAACTTCGGAACAGACCAGCCAAATAGCTACAAGCGCAATATTGGTTTTGAATGATGCAGTAATGACTTCCAGCAATATTTCGGAGCAAGTAAGTCATGCTGTTAACGTTATCGATCAGCTGAATAGCCATGCCAATAGTATTATCAAAATAGTGAGTACGATTCGAGCCATTGCCGATCAAACCAATCTGCTTGCGCTGAACGCGGCAATCGAAGCAGCCCGTGCAGGAGAACAGGGTCGTGGATTCGCTGTGGTAGCGGATGAGGTTAGAAAGCTGGCCGCAAGAACGAATGAAGCTACCGTTGAGATCGGGGGCGTCGTTAACTCTAACTGTGAATTGACGCGCACTATTCGTGAGCAAATGGATCAGGTA
This genomic interval from Candidatus Nitrotoga sp. AM1P contains the following:
- the metH gene encoding methionine synthase; this encodes MNRTPHLIERLLEQRILILDGAMGTMIQRYKLTEEHYRGIVAHDGDTRPRQSFADHPLDLKGNNDLLLLTQPQIIRGIHAEYLEAGADILETNTFNANSVSMADYQMEHLVYELNVAGAKLAREVCDEYENRVPGKPRFVAGVLGPTTRTASISPDVNDPGFRNINFDQLVEGYTEAIRGLLDGGADLLMVETIFDTLNAKAALFAIEQYFDLHNVRVPIMISGTITDASGRTLSGQTTEAFWNSLSHTKPLSIGLNCALGAELMRPYVEELSRVATTCVSAHPNAGLPNPLSETGYDESPEHTAMLVKEFATSGFLNIAGGCCGTTPAHIKAIAEALKGIPPRHIPELEKKCRLSGLEPFNIGDDSLFVNVGERTNVTGSKMFARLVLAGDYPTAVNVARQQVENGAQVIDINMDEAMLDSQLAMTKYLNLIASEPDISRVPLMIDSSKWSVIEAGLKCVQGKAIVNSISMKEGEAEFIKYAKLVRRYGAAAVVMAFDEQGQADTQQRKIEICQRSYDILVNQVGFPPEDIIFDPNIFAIATGIEEHNNYAVDFIDATRWIRKNLPYAKISGGVSNVSFSFRGNDAMREAIHTVFLYHAVQAGMNMGIVNAGQLGVYDEIPRDLREAVEDVVLNRRPDAGERLVVVAENVTGGAKVQMEDLAWRQGTVQERLTHALVRGINTYVVEDTEEARLQATYPVEVIEGALMTGMNVVGDLFGAGKMFLPQVVKSARVMKQAVAHLVPYIEAEKARSGDNKPKGKIVIATVKGDVHDIGKNIVTVVLQCNNFEVVNMGVMVPCQKILDTAREHNADMIGLSGLITPSLEEMAYVTKEMQRQGFTIPLLIGGATTSRVHTAVKIEPNYTSGVTVYVTDASRAVGVCNNLLSSTLHDSYVAGIKADYAKTRELHANKKPQGARYKLADARAHGLKTDWASYTPPKPSFIGVRALSDYSLAEISPYIDWTPFFQTWELSGRYPKILNDKVIGEAARNLFHDAQAMLKRIIDEKWLGANAVFGLFPANSINSDDIEIYTDESRSQVAMTWHNLRQQMVKPEDKPNLSLGDFIAPKESGVADYIGAFAVTTGIGIDERVAEFESKHDDYNSIMLKALADRLAEAFAELLHARVRREFWGYAADEQTSTEDLIDEKYRGIRPAPGYPACPDHTEKHALFELLDAPNKAGITLTESFAMLPTAAVSGFYFSHPQSQYFATAKADKDQIEDYAQRKGLSLEETERWLAPVLNYDA